The window GCCAAACTACCATAGAAACGTGCTTGTGTATGTCAGAGGCAGTGACAATGATATCATGAGCTTTTCTCCTAGAGCCATTTTTGAAATGCAGTAGATCAAATGAATGCTTTTCATATTTGTCATAGGGAAAACGTGAACCActggaagatgaagaagataaactcaacagagcagagacAGGGAGGTTTCTGTCCACTAACCCCCAAGGAGGTTGGCATCTTTCTTCGAGCTCTTGGTTATCCTCCATCCACTTTGATTTATATTGCTGCTGGGGAAATTTATGGTGGCAGTAATCACATCTCAGAACTTAGATCTCACTTTTCAAACCTCATTTTCAAGGTCTGTTAATGATTGAGTAATTTCAGATAAATGGAATTAGCAATACGAGTTGATGTACTAATCCACTAATCTTGTGCATTAATCAGCTCCATGATTGATTGGTGCAGGAGATGGTGGCAACACCTGAAGAATTGAAATTGTTCATGGAACATGCATCTCAAACAGCAGCACTGGATTACATCATCTCTGTGGAGAGTGATGTCTTTATTTCATCCTATTCAGGTAATATGGCAAGATCAGTTGAGGGGCATCGGAGATTTTTGGGTCATAGGAAGACAATCACCCCTGATAGGTACATATATTGCCACTCTCATGAATATAGTAGAGCAGTAGTTAACTGTTCCAATTTTccaactttgttttttttttccttcccaacTTAAATTCTTGTTAACAATGGACTTCATAGGATGGACAGaaaaaaagcattaaaatgAACAACATATCAAGTAAAAGACACCTATAAATCACCGTTATTAGCGTGAGGGGTCGACGGAGTCTCATATTACATGGTGAGCTAGGTCCTCTTGTTTTCTCCATGAATGTCTTATTCTGTATGAAATCAATATCTAGTAATtccttgaagagcttgaatacagTGGTGCTCTGAGGGAGCCAATGTCAATTTACATTGTTGTCCTAGTGTCTGGTTGTGTTGCTCGAATTggtgctctttttttttttttttttgggtttttgttgttttttccctcttttttttttttgggggggggggggtaaagtGAGTCTTGACAACATTTGTTATGTTAAGAATTAGTTTTTTCCCTTTCTGAAGTGCATGCTGAGAAGTCTGCTATTTGTAGACGGTTATCAGTCCATGGAGTAGCAGTATTTGAAAGCTAGAATGCAAAGGTACTGGTTTTGGATAGATTGGGTGATCCATGGAAGTTTTACTTGTATGGATGTGATATTTGTATGATTTGAGGAAGCAGAGGTTACTCTATTTATGTTTTGAAATCAGATGTCCTGGTCTTGATCTTTCTTCCTATCTGTTTATCAATTTATCTGCAGGAAAGGACTtgttgaaatttttaataagattGAAAGAGGAGAGCTGAAAGAAGGATCATTACTATCATCTATCATAACGCAGATGCACAGAAACAGGTCAgagtgttttttcttctttcaaatgaaagaaataaacGCTGCACTCATAAACAAAATATGAACCATTATAATCAATCTGGAGGACCACAGAGCATCATATTAGTGATATAATCATGTGTGTGATTTTTGCAGACAAGGAGCTCCAAGGAAAAGGGAAGGTTCATTGCCAGGGATGAAAGGTAGAGGTCGTCTCAGAACCGAAGAATCCTTCTACGCAAATCCATATCCAGAGTGCATATGTAGTTCCAAGACACATTCTTAGATGACATTCCCAGATGCCAGCGCTTTTGACATCTCCTTGCGACCTCTAATTTAGTGGGCTCACACTGCAGGCCCAACCCTGCAGATGCCTGAATGAGCATCACCGTACTTAATCAACTGAAGATAAGGCAATCGAAGCTCGAGACTGACAAGCCTCATCTTGATGGTATAACAACCTTGGTTCTTTGATCAACGATCTTTATCATATTTTCGTAATGCTATTATAGTTATATGTTTAAAAAGAGAATTAAGGAAAATTATCCGAGAACTGCAGTCAAAAGTTTTGCATTAATTTGCTGTTATCATCTCTATGTTCGATCCATAGCTCTTGAGTGAAGGCatagttgtgcgcctctttctCATGAAAATTTTTATGTATAAATGGAAGGTACCAGTGGCAATGGCAATTAAGGCATGTCTATCCTACTAAAGGGGAAGCATCAGCTAGAAACTCCATTTATATTAATGTCTCTCAATCAATAATGAACATAACGAACCAGAAGCTTCAGAATTCTGACGAATGTATT is drawn from Telopea speciosissima isolate NSW1024214 ecotype Mountain lineage chromosome 1, Tspe_v1, whole genome shotgun sequence and contains these coding sequences:
- the LOC122649541 gene encoding O-fucosyltransferase 38 isoform X1, which gives rise to MVAVARMMNATLVVPQLDKRSFWRDSSVFSDLFDEDHFITTLQGDVRIIKELPKELEIVPRARKHFTSWSSLNYYEEMTRLWKDYKVIHVAKSDSRLANNNLPVDIQRLRCRALYYALRFSPPIENLGKKLVERLRSRGGRYIALHLRYEKDMLSFTGCTYGLTDVEAEELRIMRENVNHWKMKKINSTEQRQGGFCPLTPKEVGIFLRALGYPPSTLIYIAAGEIYGGSNHISELRSHFSNLIFKEMVATPEELKLFMEHASQTAALDYIISVESDVFISSYSGNMARSVEGHRRFLGHRKTITPDRKGLVEIFNKIERGELKEGSLLSSIITQMHRNRQGAPRKREGSLPGMKGRGRLRTEESFYANPYPECICSSKTHS